The genomic window GTTTGCGTGATTTGCAATTTGCTGCAAAGCCATCTCTAATGAAATGCTATTTGCTACATTTTTAAATAGGAAAATTATTCCGATCAGCCAGCCATAACTCAACGGACAATCTCTAATGAAATGCTATTTGCTAcattatttaaatagaaaaattaTTCCGATCAACCAGCCATAACTCAACAGACCAATCTGAACCCACATTTTCTAAAGTAAAAAATATATTTTCCTTGATAGATCAAGATGCCAAAGTGTCGTTTGCCCGACTGCTATGTACAGCTTCACACGAGCAAATTATTTTTCAAATCAAGGAATTAAGGAAAGGAAGAATATCATGATGTTCGTGGCACTTGCCAGGTCTGCCATGCTACCATGGCATCGTCTTTTTAGTCTCTACCCACATGCCGAGTTGAGAAATAATCTTCAGATATACCCACTGCTAACACACTCTTTCTCATATGTTTGAACGTGTCCGGACATCAAATGGACTCCCAGCAGGCTCCCAAAATTCAACCATCTAGACATTTTGGGCTCCCCTGAATCTAAACCACCCCGCGATGCACCCTTCCCATTTCCTGTCGAAATCTGCCCTTCACGCTCGGTTTCCCTCTGTAGCAAGGCATTTCTCGCTGGAGTCCTCTTCTTTAAAACCGGATAATGCCCACCTCACCTTCGCTATGGTGCCCTCTCTCCTTCACACCGTGCTTCCCCACGGACCGCCGAGAAGTCCCCTACCAACCACTCAACTCTCTGCCTTGATCCCCTCCCGTAGTAGTGCTAACGTGTTACACCTCATCGACTCGCCCTACCATAGCCGCCTCCTTTGTTGGCTcagtgccccctcccccctcgtcTTCTCCGACACCGTCATTCTTTGACAAATCACCAAATCATGTGAAGTTACAACTTACAAGTGGCATCGAAATTGTGCCATATAAGTTACATGTATTTAGAGAACATTTGAACAAAGAGAAATGTGAAGCTGTGGATTCTAGTTGATAGCTATACCCAAAAAAATGGCTAACTGTTGGTATTCCGGCAAAGTGGTGGCCATACATCCCTCTATCCACAGTCTGGCAACTGAGCTAGGTCACATTTTAATCAAAACACACAGAACAAATTATGAATTTCTTGAAGTCTTGAACCGACCATTGAGCATTCATTCAACTTCATAACCATATACTACGTATATTTGTTTTACTAAAGCAATGACCAGAACACTACTTTGTCGcttttatataatatataatgCAATGAAAATGTTAACAAAAGATGCATGTTCCATGCATGACAAGTCACAAACTTTTAATCAAAACTCCCTCGAAGTGAATGTCGTTCAAGCGACCAACCCTGGGTTGATGACAGGTTGGCCGGCGACAAATACCTCAGGAAATAGTCCTTTTGGAATTTTAGCTAGCCCTTGGCTTACCCTTTTTACTTACTCTCTTTCTCAGCTGTAATAGGAAATACGTTTTACAACCAGACACCAGCACAATTTTGTCAGAAGAAAGCTCTAACCATAGAAATGTCTGAATGGAGAACTGCAGAGGAACATAGTTCCAATCTCTTGGAGAAATCCTCTTGGCATCAAGCAAGAAGGATGTTTGGAAAGGTGTAGTTCCAAGCATTAAGCAAGGTCCAAGACTTTTCCATCATTTTCTAACCATGGAGTTCAAAAGTCAAGCAACAGAAAAAGAACCGGTAGGCAGCCAAAGAAAATCCCTTGTTAGAAGGTTCACCTTTTCATTTCAGGCATGCACATCCAAAACGAATATATGTCCACCAACTCGTTAAAATTGCCAGTGAAGAGTTCGGGTGCCATAAACTCTGATTTGCCTGCATTTTTGTAGAATGGTTGTTAGTACATAAATTCCTAAAAAGGCGATTTCTTGAAGCAAagttattgtgtgtgtgtgtgtcttatcCTTACGAGTATATCCACAGTAAACACAATAGGTATATTTTGGCTCAACACAACAAAGATCATCACCATCAACCATAAGCATAACCGTCCATTGCAATGGGAGTCAAAAAAATTGCCACAACAGTACAAGGTCCAATCCAACCATGAAGtcccaaaaaaagaggaaataaaacAAGGAATCTGGAATGTTATGGCCAATGACAGATTGAAATAACTCAAAAGAAAGTCCCGATCTTTCCAAATCAAACAGAGACTGGACCACTTAAAAAACAGTAAATTATTGTATTGTCACAACAAACCGGATAGAACAATCAAGCGATTGGAGCAAGATTCATGTGAGGAAACATAGGAGAGTTCATCACCTGTCTCGATGCATCTGCTTGAGGTTATCGTTGGTGCTCCATGCGAACTCCGGCTTTATTTAGTAACCTACTGACTGAATGATAATGCTGACTCATTTGAGAAATTGTCGGTATTATCTGCGTAGTAAAATGCCACTACTATTTAAGGAACGAATTTCCCTTTCTTAGTTCGCCCATTGGCTCAGAAAAAGGAAGCTTAAAATATTTGATGTCTAGATCAACCGGGGAACAATATAAGCTTCAGTATAGACTGAAACAATAAAGCTTCTTTAAACCATGGACGTACGTTTTCATTATAAGCAATGCTCAACATGTAGTTCTCATTTTCATTATTTAAACCTTGATGTACCAAGAATTACAATAATTCGCAAAGAACTTACAGGTAAGCACATAGCTAATCAATATAGGTACTACCGAGAGTTTATCAGTTCTGTTTTCTAAACGGTGTAGCAAATAGCTCTATCTCACAATTGCTTGTGTTCTACCCAAGGCTTTGAGATGATAGGTTCAGATAAAAAATCCAAGTGCTGAGTACCAAATTCTTTGAGAACACATATAAGAGAAACTTAGATACCTGTGAACTCCAAATGCACGAAATGCCCGAACAACAAATCAATTCTTTAGAATCTGCAGAAACAAGAGCACAAAAAATTGTATTATTAGGTTTAATTATGAGAGGAAGATGCAAGGAACCATCTGAATCAAATTTTATTTGTCATCAGTCCTAAGTCGAGCTAGATCTTGTTGTCTTGGCTGCTGCATTCCACGACCATTATCTCGAATTGGTGCAAACAGAACAGACTCTAATTAGAACAGAGAAGAAGAAATCAGAGATATATCATGGCAAGTGAAGACCTGAAGAACACAAACCACAAGCGAAGACATTGAGTATTCCAGGTGCGATCACCATGATGTCTTTGCGAAACGAAGACTATTTCAAAAAACCACCAGAGCAAATCATGGTTAAATCGAGATTATTTTGAAAAACCACCAAAGGAAATCAAACAACCCAGAAAGTACAACAAGACTCGGCACGCAATTGATAATCTCTCCTACTTAAATTCAGTCAAGTAGAAGCATGCTACCTAGCCCTTGAATCCCTCATATTTAAATTTGCATGCAAGGCATATGCAACAACAATATATCCACTGAATCACACTTCTGGGCTTCCTTCGCATTGTCTAGTAAGCTGGCATTGATAAGTCACAAGATTTAAAAAAGCTGAGACTAAAAAAGTACTTGACATAACTATCATAtgtatatgtactccctccattcccaaatataagtcttttttagagattccaatatagactacattcgtagcaaaataagtgaatctacactctaaactatgtctacatgcattcgtatgtagttcatattgaaatatctaaaaagacatacATTTAGGAATGGACGGGGTAGTATATAGAGATTCAGGAGGGCCAAATTAGGTACAGAACAATAAATGCACAATTGGCTTTTCAGGATCAAAAGAACCTTCTATACAATATAATGCACCGTCAGTTCCTCGCTAACTGCTTGCAAATAGTATTCCTTAACACCTGGCATAAAACAGTACAATCACAGTACCATTGCTCTCTTTCCGACAGTTGGTATTCAAGGAGGAGCTAGTAATGTCGGTGGATGCAGATCTAGTTGATAATAATTCAACATTCAATCGAAAATCGAACATACAGACTATTCACGCCATCCATATCTCAATTCAGATTAGATGTGTCTTACCTACACCCAATACTTATCAAAAAGGTAGATACTGCATCTGCAACTCACTTTACATATTACACAAGCCTTGGTTCATATAGTCGTCTGCACCTTCTACCAATTTATTTGCTCGTGTTCGCTGCACTGTCCCTGCTCAAACAAAAATTATAGGTCAGTGCAAAGAGGGATAACGTAGAGAGTTCAGAAAAAGTATCTAATAGATGATACAAGCAAAAGCTTCAAGACCCATAGAAGCCTTTGTAATATGAATGCTCAAGAAGCAATCGGGACGTACGATGTCGGCCTGGCACGTGCCGGCGATGCGCAGGAGGCTGGAGGACGACCGCGCCCGACCGGCGGCGGCGTTCCCGCCAAGAGACAGCAGGACGAGGTCGCAGGTGCCGGTGGTGAAGGGGAACTCGTGCTTGTTGTGGAGcacgtgggtgacggccatggccGTGGGGTTGGCCACGCCGGTGCCGGTCCTGCCAGCCGTCGCGGCGGCACGCAGCCTGGTGTGCCCGTCGAGGGACGCCACCTCGGCCGGCCCCACCCCGCACGCGGTCGCGCAGACCTGCCAGAGCGGGAAGTCGAACGCCTCGGCCTCGACGACATCGGCGCGGGAGAAGACGAACGCCCCGCACGCGGCCGCGCAGACCTGCCAGAGCGGGAAGTGGAACGACTCGGCCTCGACGGCGCCGGCGCGGGAGAAGACGAACGACGGCGCCGGCGCGGGAAAAGACGAACGGAGGCGATGGTGACGTcttgaggaggaggatggagagggcatgaggggggggggggggtcagatcGGGGATTGGGGTCCGGCGGCGGGTGCGGCTGGAGGCAGAGAGACGAGGGGAAGCTAGGgttcgagggagggagggagaccgGTGGGGTGGGGAGGGGGTGGGAGGGGACGAAAAAACCGGCGAAAAAAAACCAACGAAAAAAAATCAGACGAAAATGGttggacgaaaataaaacccggaacgcgacctaccaaccgAGACATTAGGAGAGAGATACAACGAAGGGAGTATATTTTTACCATAAAAAGTATTTTCTGCTTCCTGCTTTTGCTATTTATACAAACACAAACTATTTTCTGCTTCTTGCTCTATATATAAAAACACAAACGAAGGGGCTCGTACACTCATGAGGCATTTGAATGGTTTCTTATTAGGGCAGTGCTACGTGTTCGCCAGGTGATAAACTGATTAGATCGACCGTCTCGGCAGTTGTTGGATGTCACCCCAAACAACCGTTCGATCTACTGTCGCAGTCAACTGCGGACCTTTGCAACAGCTAGCTTGTTGCGCTCAAGGGCTTTGCAAAGGTCCGTCAAGACATCACTGCTGCCACACCATAGCCTGAGCGGTCCGCCAAGACATCACTGCTGCCACACCATAGCCTGAGCGCCTCATCCATGAAGCGTCGCCGGCCGCCGGAGCTTCCGTGCCTCCTTCGACCCAGCACCCCAAGCAGCTGCCTCTACTCCAACACGACGACGACAAGAGCTCTCACACGGGGCACTCCTCTGGCAGTTTCTCCAACCGGAGCTATATTTCTAAAACATGCGTCGTGTTGCAATGCTTGGTCTCGTATGCTCTATTGCCGGGCACTCCTGGGGCGCTTTCTGCAACCAGGGATATATTTATGAAATAAGAGCCCTATTGTAGAAGATAAAATCTTCACTGTCAAaccattttttttctttctgaaacaaAACCTCAGTTGCAGAAACCTTCTGAAACTAGACCCTATTGCTGAAAAAACTTCACCACCCAaccgttttttttctttctgaaacaaGACCTCTATTGCAAAAATCTTTTGAAACAAATCGCTTGTTGCAAAAAAAAACCTGGTTGCGTGAGCCCTTGATCAAATCGATCCAACGGCTACACATGAGCTAGTTGAAGGTTAGCATTTTCCTTCTTATTATTGGTTTACCTTTTGTAATATTATATAATGTATTTGGTAGAAATATTTGCATAATGCATTTTGGAATTCATATTATctatatacctactaataaaagactAATAAAAGGAGGTGATATTTTTAGTTTAGTATGTCTTAGAAAATCCCTTGACTTTTTTCCGTTTCTTCCCTTTTCTTTCGTGTGTCACCTCCCCTTCTAAAATCTTTTGTCTCCCATACGAAGAGTCTTTTCTTtcgtattactccctccgttcctaaataattgtctttttagtgatttcaaatggactactacatacggatgtatatagacatatcttaaaatgtagattcactctttttgctccgtatgtagtcaattgttgaaatctttagaaagacaaatatttagaaacggagggagtagtaagattgcacgtgcaatgcacgtctatgACATTTGACCAAATGAATGGATACACAGTGTTGTATCATTGCTCAAGTTGTATTTTCAACTGTGAGACATGACTATGGTTAAATTGCggcctagagacaataataatagTAAATAGATAAGCACCTCCACTTCTAAAATCGTTCGTCACCCACACGAAGAGAAAGAAAAACAACTCACACAGTCATCCGACTCCCACACGACGACTGCTGAGCGACGGAAACACCTTCGCTCGGCTGCAGATCGTGGTTTATGGGAACCAAGCATCACCCACGTGAGCCATCATCACCAGCCACGAGCGCGCGCAGAAACATTAACATGCCGATGGTGATTGGAGCCTGGCCGTGGGATCCGACCACGTGCTCTCTCACACCGCCATCGCCCTCACCGCCGATGATCTGCTAGATCGGTTGGGGCGAGTTTGGTTGGCTTTTTTTTCCCCTAAAATCTAAAAAGCGGCCGGCCACCATCCGGTGGAAACGAGCGGCCGCGCTAGCCGACAACCCTTTGTTCCGCTCGCTCACAGCGGCTCTGGTTCCTTCTTTCCCTCCGCTCGCTCACTCTCTCCACCAAGCCGTGTTTCTTTGCCCCGAGCGGCCTCGCTACCGACAAATCAGCACACGCGCTCGTCCACCTCTTGCATCTTATCCATTCGTCCCACCTCCGACTACCCTGCCGCCCCGCACTGCTGCTCACCTCCCTGCGACCCGGCCGCCTCCTGCCCCTTCTCCAGGCCACGCGCCCGCCTCCTGCTCCTTCTCCAGGCCACGCGCCCTTCCGCCGAGCTCCTCCTCCCGGCGATGTGGCTACCGCCCCGTTCCTCCTCCCGGCATCGACGCTCCCGGAGGTCGAGGGAGATGCGGCGGATCCGGCGGTGCAGGCTGAGCAGATCAGCCGGGGCCGTGGAGCCGGAGAAGCATCGCCGCCGTCTCCTCCTCCACTGTCCACTTTCCTAAGGGGGCGCCGTCAGAGCTCTTGGGAGGGGACATACAGGTAGGAGACCGTCTCTCTCCGGATCCATCGATCCAACAGGCTGGGATGGGGAAAGAGCGCGGGTGACCGGATCTGTCGTGGTCACGCGTGGAGGATGGGGCGGTGGCGTGCAAGCATCGTGGTCATGGATGTGGAAAAGGAGCGTGGACGGGATGGAGAAGTCAGCAGCAGGGGTTTCCGCCGCCGGCCTTGTTGTGTAGTACAAGGGCGTGGTGGTCGGATCCATGGTGGCTGGGGTCGGACTACAGGGATGCAGCGTGCAAGCTTCGCTATGGTGGCGGATTGGTAGTTGATCTGCTAGGGGAAGGTAGAGCATTAGCCCCAGGTGCTTTTCGCATGATTTTTGCTGATTTTAAGAGGAGGAATTGCTATGTGTAGTTAGTCTATTTTTTTACAACTAGGGCCCTGTTCCTGTGCAATTTATCATAGCCACTAGCCAAATTTTTAAGTCAGTTTTTTGTTGTTAGTTCTGTGCAAGTAGGGGCGCTTCCCTGTGCAACTAGGATGCCTTCTTATGTAATCTATTACATCTAGTAGCCAAATTTTGTAAGCAAACTAGGCAAAAAAAAATTTATTCTCTGAATATCAGTTTTTTATGTTAGTTCTCTGCAACTAGGGGTTCCTTAGCAATCTATAATATCTTTGTAGCCCAATTTGTAAGCAAACTACGCAAATAATTCTCGTTCTCTGTATATCAGTTTTTGGTGTCAGTTTTGTGCAACTTGAGGAGCATTCCTGTGCAATCTATCCCAAATTTGTAAGCAAACTAGGCAACTAATTTTATTTTAGTTCACTGGGGTCTGGGATCCTGCGCAACTAGGGATACATTACTGTGCAACCAGAGGAAATGTGCTTGATAGTGAAACAGAGgttcatattttctttttcttttatcctATGGCCATTTATTTATACTCTTTTCTTTTACCCTCTTTGTAGTTCAATATTTTTTGTTCATTGTAGGGTTCTCCAAATAGGACCTCTCGGCGGAACTCAAAACGGACGGCTAAGCGGCAACCACGTGGCGCTGATAATGACGGGGATGGAGAGAATGATGATGTATCCTAGAGAGTATATAAATGAGTTGGCATCCTCAGTCTTTTCTAGTTGCACAAGAGTACCTGATAATTGGCATCCTCAGTATTTCTAGTTGCACAATACCATCCAACTAGTTGACATCCTAGTATTTTTGTAGCTGCATTGACACCCTCAGGTGAATGTGCAATTTTTTGATTGGTCATGCAAGTGCTGAATAGTTCTTTTCTCAAGAGTATCTAATTAATTGGCATCCTCAAGATTTATAGTTGCACACGAGTATTCAATTAGTTGGCGTCCTTAGCATTTCTACTTGCACAAACAGTATCCTACTAATTGACATCCTCAGCCGCAAGAAAACTATTTTTTAGTCCCATCTTCAAATTTTTGAGGGTTGCCCAAGAGTATCTAATGATTTGGCACCCTCAGCCTTTCTAGTTGCACAGGAGTATTTAATTAGTTGGCATCCTGAGCATTTTCTAGTTACACAATAGCATCTAACTAGTTAACATCCTCTGCATTTTGTAGTTGCACAACTAACATAATATAAGTTGGCGTCGTCAGCCTTTTTTATTCAGCCGCTGTGGTAACATAAAGTTCTATCAGGAATACTTTTTACTCCACATACATGCAGCCAAGTGTATGAATTTTCATACATGGTTGCAGAAGGACTAATTAAGCATTGGCATGCTCTACTTTCTCAGTTGCTCAACGTTGCCATCTTCAAGTTTTTTAGAATTGTCCCAAGAGTATGTAACGACTTGGCATCCTCTGGCTTTCTAGTTGCAAAATAGTATCTAATTAGTTGGCAACCTCGGTAATTCTAGTTGCACAACAATATACAACTAGTTGACATCCTCATCTTCTCTAGTTGCACAAGAACTCAGATTAGTTCCATCTTAAAAAAATTGAGGATTTCCCTACAATATGTAGCGACTTGACACCCTTAGGCTTTCTAGTTGCAGAAGAGTATCTATTTAGTTGGCACCCTTGGCAATTCTAGTTGGACAACATTATCCAAGTAGTTGACATCCTCAGCCTCTCTAGTTGCACAAGAATTCAGATTAATCCCATCTTAAAAAATTTGAGGATTGCCCAACGGTATCTAATCACTTGGCACCCTCAGGCTTTCTAGTTGCAGAAGATTATCTATTTAGTCTATTTAGTTGGCACCCTCTACAATTCTAGTTGGACAACATTATCCAAGTAGTTGACATCCTCAGCCTCTCTAGTTGCACAAGAATATCTCATTAGTTGGCATCATCAACATTTCTAGTCGCACAAGAATATCTCATTAGTTGTCATCACCAGCATTTCTAGTTGGAGAACAAACAGGATATCAAGTTGCCATCCTCAACATTTTAATCTAGTTTTCCAGAGAACAAATATTTGTATATAATGATAACTAATCACCTTTGCCTTTTTTACAAACCCCGAGATATTGTTCCAGGAAATGAGAGTAATGAAGCATATAATGTTGAACGATAGTCACAAGCTGGCTACCTGATGGAGACTACGCTGGATACCTGATGTTTGAGTTGGATAGAATACATGTTTTTAGTTGGCTATAATACATGGGTACCTGCACACAACCTTGTGTATGCTTGTTGCACACATCCAGGGGAAAGTTGGCTATTTAACCATGTTTAGTTGCACAGGGAACTACATCAACCTTTTTTCTACTATGATGCATTTTTTCACCCGTGAATATGTTTGTTTGCACACATCCATGTGAAAGTTGGTTTGAAACCATGGTTTTCTTGCACAGGGAACTGAATTTCTTATGCTTTTACTTGATCTTCTTTCTCTGCTCAAAATCATGGAGTTTTTTTACTTGATTTGGGAGATTCAGAGAAAAAGGGCAAGGGGGATAGTCAACAAGGTTTGGACATGGGAGAGGAGAAGGATTTCTTACATTGACGTTGCTTGGTAagcttctcttctcttcttcctgTTTTTCTGACCAAGATCTCCTCACCTTGGCTGCTTTGCCATGGCAGCTCTACAGGATCTGGTTCATGGCATTGGATCTGGTTTCTTTCATGGGGAAGAAGCTGACGACCAGCGAGGGAGAGAGGGTGGGCGAGAGGGGCGTGGGGGGCGCTAGTAGTTTGATGGGTATCACGTGACAACGACGGGTGGTGAGGGGACTCTGTTAATCTGTTTTTTCCTTTGTTTGCGCGTGGGAACAGCTGGCGCGAAGGATCTTTCCTTCCTGGGACTAGGGAACAAACGCTTACCTTTTCTGGCCTGCCGCTCGCGAGCGCTAGCGAGCACCCTGCCGCTCGTTAGACGCGTCCTTTTTTTTGAGGCAAGAGTTTGGTTGGCTGCATCGAGCCCAACCACGCCCGCGCGATTGCAGCATCTT from Triticum aestivum cultivar Chinese Spring chromosome 3B, IWGSC CS RefSeq v2.1, whole genome shotgun sequence includes these protein-coding regions:
- the LOC123072257 gene encoding patatin-like protein 3 encodes the protein MPSPSSSSRRHHRLRSSFPAPAPSFVFSRAGAVEAESFHFPLWQVCAAACGAFVFSRADVVEAEAFDFPLWQVCATACGVGPAEVASLDGHTRLRAAATAGRTGTGVANPTAMAVTHVLHNKHEFPFTTGTCDLVLLSLGGNAAAGRARSSSSLLRIAGTCQADIGQCSEHEQINW